A region from the Chitinophaga sp. Cy-1792 genome encodes:
- a CDS encoding DUF92 domain-containing protein: MLRIIVIILVIFAAVAAVMKKKLTIGGGIAGFLVATSIYVGTGYLGLLLLAVFFLSAVWATKHKQSYKEALKGIPAHSQQRDAWQVLANGGVAAFVAGILLFELSIKELEIIVAASLAAATADTLSSELGTVYGKRFYNILSFKRDQRGLDGVVSLEGTLIGAAGAAMIALIYACFHPRLRDPVIIFIGGILGNYFDSLLGAAFERKGWIKNDMVNFLTTGIAAVIAFILISFL, translated from the coding sequence ATGCTTCGTATCATTGTGATCATCCTTGTGATATTTGCCGCTGTAGCTGCAGTAATGAAGAAAAAGCTGACTATAGGCGGAGGTATTGCCGGTTTTTTGGTAGCAACTTCCATTTATGTGGGTACGGGGTATCTGGGGCTGCTTCTGCTGGCAGTTTTCTTTCTTTCGGCGGTATGGGCAACTAAGCACAAGCAATCGTACAAGGAAGCGCTTAAAGGTATCCCTGCACATAGCCAACAGCGTGACGCCTGGCAGGTGCTGGCCAATGGCGGTGTGGCTGCTTTTGTTGCCGGCATTCTCCTATTTGAATTATCCATTAAAGAACTGGAAATAATAGTTGCAGCCAGTCTGGCCGCAGCTACCGCAGACACTTTAAGTTCAGAACTGGGTACCGTTTATGGCAAAAGATTTTATAACATACTCAGTTTCAAAAGAGACCAACGCGGACTGGATGGCGTGGTAAGCCTGGAAGGCACCCTGATAGGTGCAGCAGGGGCAGCCATGATCGCTTTAATATATGCCTGTTTCCATCCTCGTTTACGCGATCCCGTTATTATATTTATTGGGGGTATCCTGGGCAATTATTTCGACTCCCTGCTAGGGGCAGCCTTTGAGCGAAAAGGCTGGATCAAAAACGATATGGTTAATTTCCTCACCACCGGAATCGCGGCTGTCATAGCATTTATCCTGATATCATTTCTATAA
- a CDS encoding response regulator gives MRLYQNLKTLFHHIATAGVEDVNGQEGRLTRYINILACWTAMLVFILGGVFYYLVNSLYILIPLVLEGIGMLTVIGFNKAGRKDLANSGMFALHYISAAYWTTLLGNAIPVEVVGAFLIVFLICGFFLIYTDKRLRAFSIMAVVALLVMIHANDYFQIIHPIPIAPSSALIMRICTTAGMLFFIIFVMFVFVKEIDSLLGQLRLSNKANAAFLRETFHEIRTPLNSLFGAAQLLDMIHKKHSEDPYMQEISPEIKNVLASSLLAKEIIDNVLDFKRIEAGKFYEIKKEKANLRESITSCIQMNQYVANLRKLKISLDFQLETTEACYDDIVFKKILNNLLSNAVKFSSADSEILITAHHQDTHAAFCVRNQGILSQDKISTIFMPFESERNTFLEGTGIGLHLTKKLIERLDGKISVTCDGMYTTFAFTMPLENNPLFREQPLPPSASATTEINELEFEGLKVLIVDDNQMNQQIIEKFVCKTGAVAVITDNGQEGLDAAIAQKPDLIISDSHMPVMDGREMLNRIRQIPGYEDIPVIIVSGDAFSSGTTNDHEEMLKAGVLAYLKKPLSFRELHTVMQTHLPKKIYSSQD, from the coding sequence ATGCGTCTGTATCAAAATCTAAAAACGCTTTTCCACCACATAGCAACTGCAGGGGTTGAAGATGTAAACGGGCAGGAAGGAAGGCTCACCAGGTATATTAACATCCTGGCATGCTGGACGGCCATGCTCGTATTTATACTTGGGGGTGTGTTTTATTATCTTGTTAATAGTCTGTATATCCTCATACCCTTAGTGCTGGAAGGCATCGGTATGCTGACAGTTATTGGATTCAATAAGGCTGGCAGGAAAGACCTGGCAAACAGCGGCATGTTTGCACTTCATTATATTTCAGCCGCTTACTGGACCACCTTACTGGGAAATGCTATTCCCGTTGAAGTGGTGGGCGCCTTTCTGATTGTTTTTCTTATCTGTGGCTTCTTCCTGATATATACAGATAAGCGCCTGCGCGCATTTTCTATTATGGCTGTTGTTGCATTGCTGGTCATGATCCATGCAAACGATTACTTTCAGATCATCCACCCTATACCCATTGCCCCATCCAGTGCATTAATCATGCGTATATGCACCACCGCCGGGATGCTGTTTTTCATCATTTTTGTGATGTTTGTATTTGTAAAGGAAATAGATAGCTTACTTGGCCAGCTACGTCTCAGCAATAAGGCCAATGCAGCCTTTTTAAGAGAAACATTCCATGAGATCCGTACCCCGCTTAACAGCCTGTTCGGTGCCGCCCAGCTTTTGGACATGATCCATAAAAAACATAGCGAAGATCCATATATGCAGGAAATTTCGCCGGAGATAAAAAATGTGCTGGCATCCAGTCTGCTGGCAAAAGAAATTATCGACAACGTACTGGATTTTAAAAGAATAGAAGCAGGTAAATTTTATGAAATCAAGAAAGAAAAAGCGAATCTCCGCGAGAGTATAACATCCTGTATCCAGATGAATCAATATGTGGCCAACCTGCGAAAACTAAAGATATCGCTTGACTTTCAACTGGAAACTACAGAAGCCTGCTATGATGATATTGTGTTTAAGAAAATTCTGAACAATCTGTTATCCAATGCCGTGAAGTTCTCCAGCGCAGATAGTGAAATATTGATTACGGCACATCACCAGGATACTCATGCCGCATTCTGTGTACGTAATCAGGGAATATTAAGTCAGGATAAGATCAGTACGATTTTTATGCCTTTCGAGTCGGAAAGAAATACCTTCCTGGAAGGCACTGGCATTGGTCTTCATCTTACCAAAAAACTAATTGAACGCCTGGATGGAAAAATCAGTGTTACCTGCGATGGCATGTACACAACTTTTGCATTTACCATGCCGCTGGAAAACAATCCACTCTTTAGAGAGCAACCATTGCCACCATCTGCGTCCGCTACAACAGAAATCAATGAACTCGAATTTGAAGGGCTGAAGGTATTGATTGTAGATGATAATCAGATGAACCAGCAGATTATTGAGAAGTTCGTCTGCAAAACCGGTGCTGTGGCCGTTATTACCGATAACGGACAAGAAGGCCTGGATGCGGCCATCGCGCAAAAACCTGATCTTATCATTTCCGATTCCCATATGCCGGTAATGGATGGCAGGGAGATGTTAAACAGAATCCGGCAGATACCCGGATATGAAGATATACCTGTAATTATTGTTTCGGGTGATGCATTCAGTAGCGGAACAACCAATGATCACGAGGAAATGCTGAAGGCCGGCGTCCTCGCCTATCTTAAAAAGCCGCTATCCTTCAGGGAATTACATACCGTCATGCAAACACATCTTCCTAAAAAAATTTATAGTAGCCAGGATTGA
- a CDS encoding S41 family peptidase yields the protein MKRIVLGCAALLLATTTYAQENARWLRNPAISPDGKTILFGYKGDIYRVDTKGGVAVPLTIHEAHDMMPIWSHDGKSIAFASDRYGNFDVFVMPATGGTPARLTTNSAADYPYDFSPDNKQVLFGSIRNAPAASIRFPFRFFRNMYTVPVTGGKPVLVSAASADAAHYNQNGSRIIFQDRKGFEDPMRKHHVSSITRDIWVMDVAKGSYQQVSGYIGEDKEPLFGANDDIYYLSENGGISQNLFKGTLTDKSNMKQLTSFTNHPVRGLSKSDKNIFCFTYNGDIYTLKEGEQPQLVKVQVMNDGREAVVKNIPVSGNITEFAISPDGKQMAFVARGEVYVSGTTGNMTKRITNTPQQERSVAWSPDGKKLIYAAERNGNWDIYQSTVVRSEEPYFFNATLLKEEPIIATDAEEFQPAFSPDGKEIAYIENRNILKVFNIASGKSWTILPEGHNHSYEDGDWSYAWSPDSKWIVTDDQKNYYDGCNAAIIPADGKATAFYPINSGFGEHHSKWSDDGKVMTWTSSREGRKSLDKDTDHEQDIFAVFFDQEAYDKFKLTKNEFSLLKDSGDIKPAKDVDIAKKSVIPDFTDLENRQVKLTVNSASISDYVVNKDLSKIYYTAAFEKGYDLWVTIPRTGETKILAKLGSTEGKLSLSNDGNAIFLSNGGSVVSIDVASGTVTPVSDKTEMALDLAKEREFIYWHAWKLVKDKFYDPALHGVDWKMYGDNYASFLPYISNNYDFEELLSELLGELNASHTGAQYSPEIPNGDVTGCLGLLYDETNAGDGLKVDEVIAGGPLGKSSAKLKPGNIIEKIDGHAITAKDDWSAFLNQKAGRQVLLGIYDPASKQRWEETVKPITAKQESALLYKRWVARMTKMVDQLSDGKVGYVHIRNMTDAGFRTVYEKALGKYKDRKALIVDTRFNTGGMLHDELCSFLSGKKYLEFAPQGNRLSGGEPMGVWQGVSCVLMSEANYSDAAVFPYVYKQRQLGKLIGMPVAGTGTAVWWEPQIDPTLIFGVPAIGIIGKENRPIENLQVEPDIRVPLPFEEFLVGKDAQLEAAVKEMLAAIK from the coding sequence ATGAAGAGAATCGTTCTCGGGTGCGCTGCCTTGTTACTGGCCACCACAACCTATGCCCAGGAGAATGCCCGCTGGCTTAGGAATCCCGCAATCTCCCCGGATGGTAAAACTATCTTATTTGGTTACAAAGGTGATATCTACCGTGTGGATACTAAAGGTGGAGTAGCTGTTCCGCTTACCATCCATGAGGCACATGATATGATGCCCATATGGAGCCATGATGGTAAATCTATCGCCTTTGCCAGCGACCGCTATGGTAATTTTGATGTGTTCGTAATGCCCGCAACGGGCGGCACACCGGCAAGACTCACCACTAACAGTGCCGCTGATTATCCTTATGATTTTTCACCGGATAATAAGCAGGTGCTTTTCGGTAGCATCCGGAACGCTCCGGCAGCCAGCATCCGGTTCCCTTTCCGCTTTTTCCGTAATATGTATACCGTGCCGGTAACAGGGGGAAAACCTGTATTAGTCAGCGCTGCAAGTGCCGATGCGGCTCATTATAACCAGAACGGCAGCAGGATCATCTTCCAGGACAGAAAAGGCTTTGAAGACCCCATGCGCAAACACCACGTATCATCTATCACCCGCGATATATGGGTAATGGATGTAGCCAAAGGCTCCTATCAGCAGGTATCTGGTTATATTGGGGAAGACAAAGAGCCGTTATTCGGTGCAAACGATGATATCTACTACCTCAGCGAAAACGGTGGGATCTCTCAGAACCTCTTCAAAGGCACGCTCACAGATAAAAGCAACATGAAGCAACTCACCAGCTTCACGAATCATCCGGTACGCGGACTGTCAAAATCCGACAAGAATATCTTTTGTTTTACTTATAACGGTGATATATATACGCTGAAAGAAGGTGAGCAACCGCAGCTGGTAAAGGTGCAGGTAATGAACGATGGCCGCGAAGCGGTAGTGAAAAATATACCTGTTAGCGGCAACATCACAGAATTTGCCATCAGCCCGGATGGTAAACAGATGGCCTTCGTTGCAAGAGGAGAGGTGTATGTTTCAGGTACTACGGGTAACATGACCAAACGCATTACCAATACGCCGCAACAGGAAAGGTCGGTGGCCTGGTCGCCGGATGGTAAAAAACTGATTTATGCCGCTGAACGAAACGGTAACTGGGATATCTATCAGTCTACAGTAGTTCGTAGTGAAGAGCCTTACTTCTTTAACGCCACACTGCTCAAAGAAGAGCCTATCATCGCTACCGATGCGGAAGAATTTCAACCCGCTTTCTCTCCGGATGGTAAAGAAATTGCGTATATCGAAAACCGCAATATCCTGAAGGTATTCAATATTGCCAGCGGTAAATCGTGGACAATTCTCCCGGAAGGGCATAACCATTCCTATGAAGATGGCGACTGGAGCTATGCCTGGAGCCCCGACAGCAAATGGATCGTTACGGATGATCAGAAAAATTACTATGATGGCTGCAATGCTGCCATCATCCCCGCCGATGGGAAAGCCACTGCTTTCTATCCCATCAACAGCGGTTTCGGTGAACACCATTCAAAATGGTCTGATGATGGCAAGGTAATGACCTGGACAAGCAGCCGCGAAGGCCGTAAATCACTGGATAAAGATACAGACCATGAGCAGGACATCTTCGCCGTATTCTTTGATCAGGAAGCTTACGATAAATTTAAGCTCACCAAAAATGAATTCAGTCTGCTGAAAGACAGCGGTGATATTAAACCGGCTAAAGATGTTGACATAGCTAAAAAGTCTGTCATACCTGATTTTACCGACCTGGAAAATCGCCAGGTAAAACTTACGGTCAACAGCGCTTCTATCAGTGATTATGTCGTAAATAAGGATCTCAGCAAAATTTACTATACCGCTGCTTTTGAAAAAGGTTACGATCTCTGGGTGACCATACCACGAACCGGTGAAACCAAAATCCTGGCTAAACTGGGAAGTACGGAAGGTAAACTCAGTCTGAGCAACGATGGCAACGCCATATTTCTGAGCAATGGCGGTAGTGTGGTGAGTATAGATGTTGCTTCCGGTACAGTAACACCTGTCAGCGACAAAACAGAAATGGCGCTGGATCTCGCTAAAGAGCGTGAATTTATTTACTGGCATGCATGGAAGCTGGTGAAAGATAAATTCTATGATCCTGCCCTTCATGGGGTAGACTGGAAAATGTATGGTGATAATTATGCCAGCTTTCTGCCTTATATCAGCAATAACTATGATTTCGAAGAGCTGTTGAGTGAGCTGTTGGGTGAACTGAATGCTTCCCATACAGGTGCGCAGTATAGCCCCGAAATTCCGAATGGAGACGTAACTGGCTGTCTGGGCCTGCTTTATGATGAAACCAATGCCGGCGACGGCCTGAAGGTGGATGAGGTAATTGCCGGTGGCCCGCTGGGTAAATCTTCCGCTAAACTAAAACCAGGGAATATTATTGAAAAAATTGATGGTCATGCGATTACTGCAAAAGACGACTGGTCGGCCTTTCTTAACCAGAAAGCGGGCCGCCAGGTGCTGCTAGGTATTTATGATCCTGCCAGCAAACAACGTTGGGAAGAAACCGTTAAACCTATCACTGCAAAACAGGAGTCTGCCCTGCTATATAAACGCTGGGTGGCCAGGATGACAAAGATGGTAGATCAGCTAAGTGATGGTAAGGTGGGCTATGTACATATTAGAAACATGACTGACGCTGGTTTCCGCACCGTTTACGAAAAGGCATTGGGGAAATATAAAGATAGAAAGGCGCTGATCGTAGATACCCGTTTCAACACTGGCGGTATGTTGCACGATGAACTATGCTCCTTCCTCAGTGGCAAGAAATACCTGGAGTTTGCGCCACAGGGTAATCGTTTGAGTGGTGGTGAGCCAATGGGAGTATGGCAGGGCGTTTCCTGTGTGCTGATGAGCGAAGCGAATTACAGTGATGCTGCGGTGTTTCCATATGTATATAAACAAAGGCAGCTGGGTAAACTGATCGGTATGCCGGTAGCAGGTACGGGGACGGCTGTATGGTGGGAACCGCAGATAGACCCTACGCTGATCTTCGGTGTTCCGGCTATAGGCATTATAGGTAAGGAAAACAGGCCTATTGAGAACTTGCAGGTAGAACCGGATATACGTGTACCATTGCCTTTTGAAGAATTTCTTGTGGGTAAAGATGCGCAGCTGGAAGCAGCAGTTAAGGAGATGTTAGCAGCAATCAAATAG
- the pth2 gene encoding aminoacyl-tRNA hydrolase, with the protein MASKHIKQVIVMRKDLNMRKGKMIAQGAHASIAFLTRQATIEGNVLQTHLRNPEEVLEWMTEGFKKICLSVDSEEELDRIYQQAVDDGLVATLITDSGLTEFGGIPTKTCCAIGPNRNEDIDRITKDLKLL; encoded by the coding sequence ATGGCATCAAAGCATATCAAGCAGGTAATAGTGATGAGGAAGGATCTCAACATGAGAAAAGGAAAAATGATCGCGCAGGGAGCCCATGCCAGTATCGCTTTCCTGACACGGCAGGCCACCATTGAAGGCAACGTTTTACAGACACACCTGCGTAACCCCGAAGAGGTATTGGAGTGGATGACAGAAGGATTTAAGAAAATTTGTCTGAGCGTCGACTCAGAAGAAGAACTGGACCGTATCTATCAGCAAGCCGTCGACGACGGGCTGGTAGCCACGCTGATCACTGATTCCGGGCTGACGGAATTTGGTGGCATCCCTACTAAAACCTGTTGTGCTATCGGCCCCAACAGAAATGAAGATATAGACAGGATTACCAAAGACCTGAAACTATTATAG
- a CDS encoding DUF5077 domain-containing protein yields the protein MKIYQRLLSALFVSVLLFSCTKSTKDLASDVNARQASPESVPAASSYDVALAGNGFVTTLPAGGAEVITSNGLGNWTSANSITSTYFRVGLTGTLNITVRAKVPSGTSVIKVTVNGTSFNKTITGTGYTDYSIGSVNITTPGYVQVDLQGVSKSGGYFGDVSHIVISGTATASNVVYANDASNYYWSRRGPSVHLNYTIPSGTTAEWFYNEVTVPAGQDKIGSYFMSNGFNGGYFGMQVNSATERRILFSIWDPSVGTTSLVRKGTDVADNTFGGEGTGGQSYLVFNWQAGTTYKFLTHVLPDGAGGTDFSSWIYTPESGSWRFIATWKQPNTTTYLGGLYSFLENFNDTNGYLGRSGQYSNAWVRSTAGTWYELTSAWFTADATATADQRRDYAGGVDAATGRFYLKNGGFFSNYVNYNQTFTRTASGVAPNVNLNTLP from the coding sequence ATGAAAATCTACCAAAGGCTACTGTCAGCCCTTTTTGTATCTGTATTATTATTTTCCTGCACAAAAAGCACCAAAGATCTGGCTAGTGATGTTAATGCCAGACAGGCTTCTCCGGAATCTGTACCAGCAGCCTCCAGCTATGATGTAGCCCTTGCAGGAAATGGCTTTGTAACCACGCTTCCCGCCGGCGGCGCAGAAGTGATCACCAGTAACGGACTTGGTAACTGGACCAGCGCCAATAGCATCACCAGTACTTATTTCAGAGTCGGCCTTACCGGCACACTGAATATTACCGTACGTGCAAAAGTGCCCTCCGGAACCAGCGTTATCAAAGTAACAGTGAACGGAACTTCTTTTAACAAAACAATTACCGGCACCGGCTATACGGACTATAGCATCGGCTCCGTAAATATTACGACGCCTGGCTACGTGCAGGTGGATCTCCAGGGTGTCAGCAAATCCGGCGGCTATTTCGGGGATGTTTCCCACATCGTTATAAGCGGCACTGCTACGGCTAGCAATGTCGTGTATGCAAACGATGCATCTAACTACTACTGGTCCAGGCGTGGTCCTTCCGTACATCTTAATTATACCATCCCTTCCGGTACTACTGCTGAATGGTTTTACAACGAGGTAACCGTTCCTGCAGGTCAGGATAAGATCGGGTCTTATTTTATGTCTAACGGTTTTAATGGTGGTTATTTCGGCATGCAGGTAAACAGCGCTACTGAAAGAAGAATACTCTTTTCCATTTGGGATCCCAGCGTAGGCACCACTTCACTGGTGCGTAAAGGCACCGATGTGGCAGATAATACCTTCGGTGGAGAAGGTACCGGCGGACAAAGCTACCTGGTATTCAACTGGCAGGCTGGCACTACTTACAAATTCCTCACGCATGTGCTGCCCGATGGCGCCGGCGGAACAGATTTCTCTTCCTGGATCTATACGCCGGAATCAGGCAGCTGGCGCTTTATCGCCACCTGGAAACAACCTAATACCACTACTTATCTCGGCGGGTTATATTCTTTCCTGGAAAACTTCAATGATACCAATGGTTACCTGGGACGAAGCGGCCAGTATAGTAATGCATGGGTAAGATCAACCGCAGGTACCTGGTATGAGCTTACCAGCGCCTGGTTTACTGCGGATGCTACTGCCACCGCAGATCAGCGCCGCGATTATGCCGGTGGTGTGGATGCTGCTACAGGACGTTTCTACCTGAAAAATGGCGGCTTCTTTTCCAATTATGTGAATTATAACCAAACGTTCACACGTACGGCCAGCGGTGTTGCTCCTAACGTTAATCTCAATACCCTGCCATAA
- a CDS encoding S41 family peptidase: protein MKRLILGCAAFLLATSTYAQENALWLRNPAISPDGNAIVFGYKGDIYRVDAKGGVAVPLTIHEAHDMMPVWSHDGKSIAFASDRYGNFDVFVMPATGGTPVRLTTNSAADYPYDFTPDNKQVLFGSARNAPAASVRFPNRIFRNMYTVPVTGGRPVLLSAAGADVAHYNQNGSKIIFQDRKGYEDPMRKHHVSAVTRDIWVMDVAKGTYQQVSGYVGEDRDPVFGANDDIYYLSENGGISQNLFKGSLKDKSKMTQLTSFKDNPVRGLSKSDNNTFCFTYNGEIYTLKEGEKPRKVGVQVMNDGREGVVKNMPVAGNTTEFAISPDGKQMAFVARGEVYVSSTDGNMTKRITNTPQQERMIAWSPDGKKLIYAAERNGNWDIYQTTVVRSEEPYFFNATLLKEEPVIATSAEEFEPVFSPDGKEIAYVEDRNILKVFNIASGKSRTILPEGHNHSYADGDWSFAWSPDSKWLVVDDEKNYFGASNAAIIPADGKGSAFYPVNSGFGEGDARWSADGKVMTWASAREGRKSLAKQGSREVDIFAVFFDQEAYDKFKLSKDEFSLLKDGSEAKPAKDSANKSKDSAAAKKPFTPDFNNLDNRRVKLTINSSSISDYAVNKDLSKVFYTAAFEKGYDLWVTEPRTGETKILAKLGGSPGSLSLSKDGNTIFVSNRGSVVKVDAASGKVTPISNNTEMALDLAKEREYIYWHAWKQVKEKFYDPKLHGVDWKMYGDNYARFLPYISNNYDFEELLGELLGELNASHTGGRYGAMIPNGDITASLGLLYDETSNGDGLKVDEIIAGGPLDKSSSKLKKGNIIEKIDGLAITASADWSALLNRKAGSYVLLSIYDPATKQRWDETVKPITVGEESGLMYKRWVNMMSKMVDKLSGGKVGYVHVQGMNDASYRSVYDEVNGKNQGKKALIVDTRFNGGGWLHDDLYSFLSGKKYLEFAPQGNRLNGGEPVGVWQGVSCVLMSESNYSDAFIFPYVYKQGHLGKLIGMPVAGTGTAVWWETQIDPSLIFGIPMIATIGKENRPTENLQVEPDIRVPLAYEEFLAGKDAQLEAAVKEMLEEIK from the coding sequence ATGAAGAGATTAATACTCGGGTGTGCCGCCTTTTTGCTTGCCACCAGTACCTATGCCCAGGAAAATGCCCTCTGGCTTAGGAACCCCGCTATCTCCCCGGATGGTAATGCCATTGTTTTCGGGTATAAAGGCGATATCTACCGCGTAGACGCCAAAGGTGGTGTAGCAGTGCCACTCACCATCCACGAAGCACATGACATGATGCCTGTCTGGAGCCACGATGGTAAATCCATTGCCTTCGCCAGCGACCGTTACGGTAACTTCGACGTTTTCGTTATGCCGGCAACAGGTGGTACGCCAGTACGCCTTACCACCAACAGCGCCGCGGATTATCCGTACGATTTCACGCCGGATAATAAGCAGGTGCTTTTCGGTAGCGCAAGAAATGCACCGGCAGCCAGCGTACGCTTCCCGAACCGCATCTTCCGCAATATGTACACCGTGCCGGTAACAGGTGGAAGACCTGTACTGCTCAGTGCCGCAGGTGCGGATGTTGCCCACTACAACCAGAATGGCAGCAAAATCATCTTCCAGGACCGTAAAGGCTACGAAGATCCAATGCGTAAACACCACGTTTCCGCTGTAACCCGCGATATATGGGTGATGGACGTGGCCAAAGGTACCTATCAGCAGGTATCGGGTTATGTTGGGGAAGACAGAGATCCTGTATTCGGCGCCAACGATGACATCTACTACCTCAGCGAAAACGGCGGTATCTCTCAGAACCTCTTCAAAGGCTCCCTGAAAGATAAAAGCAAAATGACGCAGCTGACCAGCTTCAAAGATAATCCCGTACGTGGACTGTCTAAATCTGATAACAATACTTTCTGCTTTACCTATAACGGTGAAATATATACGCTGAAAGAAGGCGAAAAACCTCGCAAAGTAGGCGTACAGGTAATGAACGATGGCCGTGAAGGTGTCGTGAAAAATATGCCTGTTGCCGGCAATACCACCGAATTTGCCATCAGCCCCGATGGTAAACAGATGGCTTTTGTAGCCAGAGGTGAGGTGTATGTTTCCAGCACAGACGGTAACATGACCAAACGTATTACCAATACACCGCAGCAGGAAAGAATGATTGCCTGGTCGCCGGATGGTAAAAAGCTGATCTATGCCGCAGAACGTAACGGTAACTGGGATATCTACCAGACTACGGTTGTACGCAGTGAAGAGCCGTATTTCTTCAATGCAACCCTGCTGAAGGAAGAACCAGTGATCGCTACTTCCGCAGAAGAATTTGAACCAGTGTTCTCTCCTGATGGTAAAGAAATTGCCTACGTGGAAGACCGTAATATCCTGAAGGTTTTCAATATCGCCAGCGGTAAATCCAGGACTATCCTGCCCGAAGGACATAACCATTCCTATGCTGATGGTGACTGGTCTTTCGCCTGGAGTCCGGACAGCAAATGGCTGGTTGTCGATGACGAGAAAAATTACTTCGGTGCTTCCAATGCTGCCATCATTCCTGCTGACGGAAAAGGCAGCGCCTTCTATCCGGTCAACAGTGGCTTCGGTGAAGGTGATGCAAGATGGTCTGCCGATGGTAAAGTAATGACCTGGGCCAGCGCCCGCGAAGGCCGTAAGTCTCTTGCCAAACAAGGTAGCCGTGAGGTAGATATCTTCGCGGTATTCTTCGACCAGGAAGCATACGATAAATTTAAACTGTCCAAAGACGAGTTCAGTCTGCTCAAAGATGGCAGCGAGGCCAAACCGGCTAAAGACTCTGCAAATAAGTCTAAAGACAGCGCAGCTGCTAAAAAGCCATTCACGCCTGATTTCAACAACCTGGATAATCGTCGGGTGAAACTCACGATCAATAGCTCTTCTATCAGCGACTATGCAGTGAATAAAGATCTCAGCAAAGTATTCTATACGGCTGCTTTTGAAAAGGGATACGATCTCTGGGTTACTGAACCAAGAACCGGTGAAACCAAAATCCTGGCAAAACTGGGTGGCTCTCCTGGTAGTTTAAGCCTGAGCAAAGACGGCAATACTATTTTTGTGAGTAATCGCGGTAGTGTGGTGAAAGTGGATGCAGCTTCCGGCAAGGTTACGCCGATCAGCAACAACACAGAAATGGCGCTGGACCTGGCTAAAGAACGCGAATACATCTACTGGCACGCATGGAAACAGGTGAAAGAGAAATTCTATGATCCTAAACTCCACGGCGTTGACTGGAAAATGTATGGCGATAACTACGCCCGTTTCCTCCCGTATATTAGCAATAACTATGATTTTGAGGAATTGCTGGGCGAGCTGCTGGGTGAACTGAATGCTTCCCATACTGGTGGCCGTTATGGGGCGATGATTCCTAATGGTGATATTACTGCCAGTCTTGGCCTGCTCTACGATGAAACCAGCAATGGCGACGGTCTGAAAGTGGATGAGATAATTGCCGGTGGTCCGCTGGATAAATCTTCCAGCAAACTGAAAAAAGGTAATATCATTGAGAAAATCGATGGCCTGGCTATCACAGCCAGTGCAGACTGGTCTGCACTGCTGAACCGTAAAGCCGGCAGCTATGTGCTGTTGAGCATTTATGATCCTGCTACCAAACAACGTTGGGACGAAACCGTTAAGCCTATCACCGTAGGTGAGGAGTCTGGCCTGATGTACAAACGTTGGGTAAACATGATGTCGAAGATGGTTGATAAACTGAGTGGTGGTAAAGTGGGCTATGTGCATGTACAAGGCATGAACGACGCCAGCTATCGTTCTGTTTACGATGAGGTGAATGGTAAAAATCAAGGTAAGAAAGCACTGATCGTAGATACCCGTTTCAATGGTGGCGGCTGGCTGCATGATGATCTGTACAGCTTCCTCAGCGGCAAGAAATACCTGGAGTTTGCACCACAGGGCAACCGCCTGAATGGTGGTGAGCCAGTGGGTGTATGGCAGGGTGTTAGCTGTGTGCTGATGAGCGAAAGTAATTACAGTGATGCCTTTATCTTCCCTTATGTATATAAACAGGGGCACCTGGGTAAACTGATCGGTATGCCCGTTGCGGGTACTGGTACGGCTGTATGGTGGGAAACACAGATAGATCCGTCGCTGATATTCGGTATTCCGATGATAGCTACTATCGGTAAGGAAAACCGTCCTACGGAAAACTTACAGGTAGAACCGGATATCCGTGTTCCACTGGCTTACGAAGAATTCCTCGCGGGTAAAGATGCCCAGCTGGAAGCTGCAGTGAAGGAAATGCTGGAAGAAATCAAATAA